The following proteins are co-located in the Trichormus variabilis 0441 genome:
- the psbZ gene encoding photosystem II reaction center protein PsbZ yields the protein MTIIFQFALISLVLVSFVLVVGVPVAYATPQSWVESKKLLWLGSGVWIALVLLVGLLNFFVV from the coding sequence ATGACCATAATATTCCAATTTGCGTTGATATCACTTGTGTTGGTGTCTTTTGTTCTAGTTGTGGGCGTGCCTGTTGCTTATGCCACACCACAAAGCTGGGTTGAATCTAAAAAGCTCCTTTGGCTTGGTTCTGGTGTTTGGATTGCCTTGGTGCTTTTAGTCGGGTTGTTAAACTTTTTTGTGGTCTAG
- the ribH gene encoding 6,7-dimethyl-8-ribityllumazine synthase: MAVFEGTFTQTEPLRLAIVIGRFNDLVTTKLLAGCQDCLKRHGVDPDPHGNQVDYVWVPGSFEVPLVARQLALTHRYDAIICLGAVIRGQTPHFDYVSAEVSKGIAAASFQTGVPVIFGILTVDTMQQALERAGIKANHGWDYAMNALEMASLMRQLRSNVTDSYTQTQSLPAAFPNASIGKLTAESEEV; the protein is encoded by the coding sequence ATGGCAGTTTTCGAGGGAACTTTTACTCAAACAGAACCTTTGCGTTTAGCGATAGTGATTGGTCGGTTCAATGACCTTGTAACCACAAAATTACTAGCAGGATGTCAAGATTGCTTAAAACGCCACGGTGTAGATCCCGATCCCCACGGGAATCAAGTGGACTATGTTTGGGTTCCTGGAAGTTTTGAAGTACCTCTTGTTGCTCGTCAACTAGCTCTCACCCATCGTTATGATGCAATAATCTGTCTTGGTGCTGTGATTCGCGGACAAACTCCCCATTTTGATTATGTCTCCGCAGAAGTATCTAAAGGGATTGCGGCTGCTAGTTTCCAGACAGGGGTACCTGTAATTTTTGGGATTTTGACAGTAGATACCATGCAGCAAGCTTTAGAAAGAGCAGGTATTAAAGCTAATCATGGTTGGGACTATGCCATGAATGCGCTAGAAATGGCTAGCCTTATGCGCCAATTGCGTTCTAACGTTACAGATTCTTACACCCAAACCCAATCCTTACCAGCCGCGTTTCCCAATGCCAGCATCGGTAAATTGACCGCAGAGTCTGAAGAAGTGTAA
- a CDS encoding site-specific integrase produces MRSQEGGRLSDRALFGICLFTGCRVSEALALNMTDIKSGTITFRKCTTKGKYKTRIVDIPLV; encoded by the coding sequence ATGCGATCGCAAGAAGGAGGGCGGTTAAGCGATCGCGCACTGTTTGGCATCTGCCTGTTTACTGGTTGTCGCGTATCAGAAGCGTTGGCTCTCAACATGACTGATATCAAATCAGGAACCATCACTTTCCGAAAATGTACCACGAAAGGCAAGTACAAAACACGGATTGTAGATATTCCACTCGTTTAG
- a CDS encoding type II toxin-antitoxin system RelE/ParE family toxin — MNNYSLSEAAIEDLDEIREYIARSNPKAASKLFDNICAKCKLLANFPNSWCY, encoded by the coding sequence ATGAATAATTATTCACTTTCAGAGGCAGCAATTGAAGATTTAGATGAAATTCGTGAATATATTGCTCGGAGTAACCCAAAAGCCGCCTCTAAGCTTTTTGATAACATTTGCGCCAAGTGTAAATTATTAGCTAATTTCCCTAATAGTTGGTGTTACTAG
- a CDS encoding CBS domain-containing protein — MDLILCHTTADFDTLGAAVGLTCLLPGSKIVLTGGAHPPVRDFLALHRDEYPLIERRSVNPEKIRSLTIVDAQQRDRLGKPAEWLDLPQVQKITVYDHHTGQTSDIPATQLHIASVGATTTLIAEELQRQQITLNPAQATVMALGIHVDTGSLTYDQSTPRDALALAWLMVQGASLSVIANYRDPGLSPQLQRLLTEALEKLEYLCLRGYTIAWVTLTTDGYVPGLSSLASQLIELTEIDALLLANEHPSNKDDSRFTVIGRSQIPGLHLDQLFQPLGGGGHSQAASLNLRGVDTQDILQQLLKGIKAAIPHPPTARDLMSSPVRTIRPETTIAEAQRILLRYGHSGLSVVNPQGQLVGIISRRDLDIALHHGFSHAPVKGYMTTDLKTITPDTTLPQIESLMVTYDIGRLPVLANEQLVGIVTRTDVLRELHQNIAVGGSGNLSQFRDMGTELKTSLSHELRSRLTPQLWQLLTTASQAAEERGWHLYLVGGAVRDLLLAEAAAGTLMITDIDLVVDGFHKSADVGAGVELAKALQEIYPAARLEIHGAFQTAALLWHKDPELDSLWVDIATARTEFYPYPAANPEVEASSIRQDLYRRDFTINALALRLTSPRAGDLLDFFGGLLDLKAKQIRVLHANSFIEDPTRIYRGVRFAVRFGFAIEPRTEEYIRYAINSGVYDRTAQNNTKTPALQTRLKTELKHILEAPYWRSALQLLDDLGALHCIHPTLSLNSELIHQLRLLERCLRRFDPQQNLIPWQMRLEAIIAHLAPMYRGKVAKNLQLQEDSIQHLQNLAVAQAEIVQSLSEYQRPSQVVQLLRKYNLEILILIALQSQRPIRRQIWQYLTVWANVQPILNGNDLKKLGYKPGPQYRQMLDDLLAKTLDGNITNQVEAQEFLAQQYHK; from the coding sequence ATGGATTTAATTCTTTGCCACACAACAGCTGATTTTGATACATTGGGCGCAGCCGTAGGACTAACTTGCCTATTACCTGGAAGCAAGATTGTGTTGACTGGGGGCGCGCATCCACCTGTGCGAGATTTTTTGGCGTTACACCGAGATGAGTATCCTTTAATTGAAAGGCGTTCGGTAAATCCTGAGAAAATTCGATCGCTCACTATAGTAGATGCCCAACAACGCGATCGCCTGGGTAAGCCTGCTGAGTGGTTAGATTTACCTCAAGTTCAGAAAATTACGGTCTACGACCACCACACGGGACAAACATCAGATATCCCTGCAACTCAGTTACATATTGCCTCGGTGGGGGCAACTACAACCCTGATTGCGGAGGAATTACAACGGCAGCAAATCACTCTCAATCCTGCCCAAGCAACGGTGATGGCTTTGGGTATTCATGTAGATACGGGTTCCCTTACCTACGACCAATCAACTCCCAGGGATGCCTTAGCTTTAGCTTGGTTGATGGTACAGGGTGCTAGTTTATCTGTAATTGCCAATTACCGTGACCCTGGTTTATCCCCCCAATTGCAGCGACTATTAACGGAAGCGTTGGAAAAATTAGAATATCTTTGCTTGCGTGGTTATACTATCGCTTGGGTGACTTTAACAACAGATGGTTATGTCCCTGGGTTGTCAAGTCTAGCCTCACAGCTCATAGAGTTAACAGAAATTGATGCTTTGCTGTTGGCAAATGAACACCCATCAAATAAAGATGATTCCCGTTTTACAGTAATTGGGCGATCGCAAATTCCGGGTCTGCATCTAGACCAATTATTTCAACCCTTGGGCGGTGGTGGTCATTCCCAAGCAGCATCACTAAATTTACGTGGTGTTGATACCCAAGATATCCTCCAACAACTGCTCAAAGGTATCAAGGCGGCTATTCCTCATCCCCCCACAGCCAGGGATTTGATGTCTTCCCCTGTCCGCACAATTCGCCCGGAAACTACAATTGCCGAAGCACAGCGCATTTTATTACGCTACGGACACTCTGGTTTATCTGTGGTTAATCCCCAAGGGCAATTGGTGGGGATTATTTCCCGTCGTGATTTGGATATCGCCCTACATCACGGATTTAGTCATGCGCCAGTTAAAGGTTACATGACCACTGATTTAAAAACCATCACCCCAGATACAACGTTGCCACAAATTGAGTCGCTGATGGTGACCTATGATATCGGTCGCTTGCCAGTATTGGCAAATGAGCAGTTAGTGGGTATCGTCACTCGTACCGATGTTCTACGGGAACTGCATCAAAATATTGCTGTAGGTGGTAGCGGGAATTTAAGCCAATTCCGAGACATGGGTACTGAGTTGAAAACTTCCCTCAGCCATGAATTGCGATCGCGTCTGACTCCCCAACTCTGGCAATTACTCACCACTGCTTCCCAAGCTGCCGAGGAAAGGGGTTGGCATTTGTATTTAGTTGGTGGTGCGGTGCGGGACTTGCTGTTGGCAGAAGCAGCCGCCGGCACGCTCATGATCACAGATATAGATTTGGTAGTTGATGGCTTCCACAAATCAGCCGATGTGGGTGCAGGTGTGGAACTAGCAAAGGCACTGCAAGAAATTTACCCAGCCGCCCGTTTAGAAATCCACGGTGCTTTTCAAACGGCTGCTTTGTTGTGGCACAAAGACCCAGAATTAGATTCTTTGTGGGTAGATATTGCCACCGCCAGAACCGAATTTTATCCTTACCCCGCCGCCAATCCCGAAGTTGAAGCCAGTTCCATTCGCCAAGATTTATATCGCCGTGACTTTACCATCAACGCCCTCGCCCTGCGCCTCACCTCTCCCCGTGCTGGTGATTTACTCGATTTCTTTGGCGGTTTATTAGACTTAAAAGCCAAGCAAATCCGCGTCCTACACGCCAATAGCTTTATCGAAGACCCCACCCGGATTTATCGCGGTGTGCGCTTTGCGGTGCGTTTTGGATTTGCTATTGAACCACGCACCGAAGAATATATCCGCTATGCCATCAACAGTGGCGTTTACGATCGCACTGCCCAAAACAATACCAAAACCCCAGCCCTGCAAACTCGACTCAAAACTGAACTCAAGCACATCTTAGAAGCCCCTTACTGGCGATCGGCTTTGCAACTACTCGATGACTTAGGGGCATTGCACTGCATCCATCCCACCCTGAGTTTAAATAGTGAACTCATACACCAACTACGTCTACTAGAACGTTGTTTGCGGCGATTTGACCCCCAACAAAACCTAATTCCTTGGCAAATGCGCTTAGAAGCCATTATTGCCCACCTAGCACCAATGTATCGGGGTAAAGTCGCCAAAAATCTGCAATTACAGGAAGATAGCATTCAGCATTTGCAAAACCTCGCTGTTGCCCAAGCTGAGATTGTACAATCTCTATCTGAATATCAGCGCCCCAGCCAAGTAGTTCAGCTACTACGCAAGTATAATTTAGAAATACTAATTTTGATTGCTTTACAAAGCCAGCGCCCCATCAGGCGGCAAATCTGGCAATACTTAACAGTCTGGGCTAACGTTCAACCGATTCTAAACGGTAATGACCTCAAGAAGTTAGGGTATAAACCGGGGCCACAATATCGACAAATGCTAGATGATTTACTAGCTAAAACTTTAGATGGAAATATTACAAATCAAGTAGAAGCCCAAGAGTTTTTAGCCCAGCAGTATCATAAATAA
- a CDS encoding glutamate-5-semialdehyde dehydrogenase: MTVAALDDCPEPMKSAKRAFQASLKLGTTKGIDRSRAVLAMAQALENAFDDILEANTLDLEASREMAVPELILDWLKLTPTRLEITVEILQRLGEISDPLRRVRNADYQPEDSQSYSQLMPLGVIGFIYEAFPDLGAIAAGLCIKTGNSIILKGSTEASHSNAAIVEALQHAIVEVGLPSGCIELVTTEHGGSLRDLITQDQYINLVIPYGRSSLVQQVVRQATCPVLKSAMGNCYLYWSLNSSLDMVRWMILDSHESEPDPVNAIEKVLIHRQAMPSSLAVLWNSLKEKGFEIKGDGELVEAFPQLQLAKDNEWGNAYLTKTVAFKLVDSLDGAIAWINQYSSGHADSIATESYQESRQFALGVNSASTYINTSPRFSRNPSRGDSVFLGMSNQKGHRRGFISLETLTTLKHIIQGNGRF, encoded by the coding sequence ATGACCGTTGCAGCTTTAGATGATTGTCCCGAACCTATGAAAAGCGCCAAACGCGCTTTTCAAGCGTCCCTGAAGTTAGGTACTACTAAGGGAATAGATCGTAGTCGCGCTGTTTTGGCAATGGCACAGGCGCTAGAAAACGCATTTGACGACATTTTAGAAGCCAATACCTTGGATCTAGAAGCTAGTCGAGAAATGGCAGTGCCAGAACTAATTTTAGACTGGTTGAAATTAACTCCCACCAGGTTAGAGATTACAGTAGAAATTCTGCAAAGGTTGGGAGAAATATCAGACCCATTGCGTCGGGTGAGAAACGCCGACTATCAGCCAGAAGATTCTCAGAGTTATTCTCAGTTAATGCCTTTGGGAGTAATTGGATTTATTTATGAAGCTTTTCCCGATTTAGGAGCGATCGCCGCAGGTTTGTGTATTAAAACTGGCAATAGTATTATCCTCAAGGGTAGCACAGAAGCTAGTCATTCTAATGCGGCGATCGTGGAAGCATTACAACACGCAATTGTCGAAGTCGGACTACCATCAGGCTGTATAGAACTTGTCACTACAGAACATGGCGGTTCCCTGCGGGATTTAATCACCCAAGACCAATATATCAACTTGGTAATTCCCTACGGACGTTCCAGCTTAGTGCAGCAAGTAGTACGCCAGGCAACTTGCCCGGTGTTAAAGTCAGCAATGGGTAACTGTTACCTCTACTGGTCGTTAAATAGCAGCTTAGACATGGTACGGTGGATGATTCTCGATAGCCACGAAAGTGAACCAGATCCCGTCAACGCTATCGAGAAAGTCTTAATTCATCGTCAAGCTATGCCTTCATCTTTAGCTGTTTTGTGGAATAGCCTGAAAGAGAAAGGATTTGAGATTAAAGGTGACGGGGAACTAGTAGAAGCCTTTCCCCAATTGCAGTTAGCAAAAGATAACGAATGGGGCAACGCTTATTTAACTAAGACAGTAGCATTTAAACTGGTAGATAGTTTGGATGGAGCGATCGCCTGGATCAATCAATACAGTAGCGGTCATGCTGATTCTATCGCCACTGAATCCTATCAAGAAAGTCGCCAATTCGCCTTAGGAGTTAACAGCGCCTCCACCTATATCAACACATCCCCACGCTTCTCCCGTAACCCTTCACGGGGTGATTCTGTGTTTTTAGGGATGTCGAATCAAAAAGGTCATCGTCGGGGGTTTATCAGCCTAGAAACTTTGACTACCCTCAAACACATTATTCAGGGGAATGGGAGGTTTTAA
- a CDS encoding type II toxin-antitoxin system ParD family antitoxin codes for MYIQIKPELEQFIQAQLESGRFASADDVINEAFKLLQEREQRLEELRQKIAVGTEQIAAGQVTDGEVVFARLQEKIRLIAEESSE; via the coding sequence ATGTATATCCAAATTAAACCAGAACTAGAGCAATTTATTCAGGCACAGTTAGAAAGTGGTAGATTCGCCAGTGCTGATGATGTCATCAATGAAGCCTTTAAACTGCTACAAGAAAGAGAGCAGAGACTTGAAGAATTACGCCAAAAAATTGCTGTAGGAACTGAACAAATTGCAGCAGGACAAGTAACTGATGGCGAAGTTGTGTTTGCTAGGTTACAAGAAAAAATTCGTTTAATTGCCGAGGAGTCTTCTGAATGA